A single genomic interval of Chitinophaga sp. 180180018-3 harbors:
- a CDS encoding TonB-dependent receptor: MKKKRFAAAIYYVMRLTAIQLMLAAAFSLSLYANKVNSQSVLEKPISLSAEQMSVRKLLNQIRVQTGVSFTYSSDMVDVNQKISCQLEARQLKEFFNDVLKPMGIDFKVIDNQQILLYQAPADQSRKDIVITGRVLAENGDPVPGATVRIKGSSVGTTTGVDGRFTMSVPDKQAVLVISFIGYQQQEVSVGDQVNISIKLAAENSRLNEVVVVGYGTQRKKDITGAVSVVRSDAFENRPIVSAAAGLQGQAAGVVVTAPSGKPGAAMSVSIRGNTSLNASNDPLYVVDGVIVQNIDFLNPADIESYSVLKDASSAAIYGASGANGVVLVTTKKGTNQSKVFVNAYTGMSDFAKKINVLNVDQYKDLMKEMGFTADGTANTDWQKETFKTGREQNIQVGVSGGTDKGHYYVSGGYQKQKGVVAPADYDRYSVRANIDNRVKDWLTLASNLSFNRSVYVDVPDNNGVAKGGTILAALTSPPTIGIYNPDGSYTANPNQKSWQNPIAYAFAPKQKAINNRFLGNVSADFTIIPELHFRSNLGVESEGYRYDYFLDPFSTDFGRNEKKGYGKSQSVERFVWLWENTLNYTKLFGKHNLNAMIGHTMQESNYNLTDDAAKGYSSDKIPTLGGSTIRETQSTTKSQWAKRSYLGRVNYGYDDRYLLTATLRYDGSSRFTPEGRYGWFPSVAGAWRISNEHFFNKGFVSDLKLRAGWGKTGNDAIGDYDWRLLFAPTTTGGLTQSNLPKDGLTWEKTAQSNVGIDASMLNNRLTVNLDAYIKKTTDLLVFVQTPPSSGYGSQRYNVGSIENKGVELSIGALAIDKAVRWNINGNISFNRNKVLSLGSTTPSLSYGGVYERGNAIRVEPGHPLGAFYGYIAEGVDPATGDMKYKDLDGSKSISDGDRTWIGNAQPDFVYALTNTVSYKNFELNVFFQGVHGNDIFNASRIELEGLYDSKNQSTAVLRRWKQAGDITDIPRAQKDNTNNSLVSSRFVENGAYLRLKSATLSYKFANGLLKHAGIGRLNVYVTAQNLFTITKYKGIDPEVSRDASNGPSMGVDYGTYPQARAFIFGLNAEF; this comes from the coding sequence ATGAAAAAAAAGCGATTTGCTGCCGCAATCTACTACGTTATGAGATTAACAGCCATCCAACTAATGCTAGCTGCTGCTTTTTCACTCTCGCTGTATGCTAACAAGGTTAACTCGCAATCGGTGCTGGAAAAACCGATTTCCCTTTCCGCGGAACAAATGTCCGTGCGGAAACTGCTGAACCAGATCAGGGTGCAGACAGGCGTGAGCTTTACCTATAGCAGCGATATGGTGGATGTAAACCAGAAAATATCCTGTCAGCTCGAAGCCAGGCAGCTGAAAGAGTTCTTCAATGATGTACTGAAGCCGATGGGTATCGATTTTAAGGTGATCGATAACCAGCAGATACTGCTGTACCAGGCGCCTGCGGATCAGAGCCGTAAAGATATTGTCATCACCGGCCGGGTACTGGCCGAAAACGGCGATCCGGTTCCCGGCGCTACCGTTCGCATCAAGGGGAGTAGTGTGGGAACTACTACCGGTGTGGATGGCCGCTTTACCATGTCTGTGCCGGATAAACAGGCGGTACTGGTGATTTCTTTTATCGGTTATCAGCAACAGGAAGTATCGGTAGGAGACCAGGTGAATATCAGCATAAAGCTGGCTGCCGAAAATAGCCGGCTGAATGAAGTAGTGGTGGTGGGATATGGTACCCAGCGTAAGAAAGATATTACCGGCGCAGTGTCCGTCGTAAGATCCGATGCTTTCGAAAACAGGCCTATCGTGAGCGCTGCTGCCGGCTTACAGGGCCAGGCTGCCGGCGTGGTCGTAACAGCACCGAGCGGTAAACCCGGCGCTGCCATGTCTGTAAGCATCCGCGGTAATACCTCGCTGAACGCCAGCAATGATCCGCTGTATGTGGTAGATGGTGTGATTGTACAGAATATCGATTTCCTGAACCCTGCTGATATAGAAAGCTATTCCGTACTGAAGGATGCTTCCTCTGCTGCCATTTACGGGGCAAGTGGTGCGAATGGTGTGGTGCTGGTCACTACTAAGAAAGGTACTAACCAGTCGAAAGTATTTGTGAATGCCTATACCGGTATGTCTGATTTTGCAAAGAAGATAAATGTGCTGAATGTAGATCAGTACAAAGACCTGATGAAAGAGATGGGCTTTACGGCCGATGGTACTGCAAACACCGACTGGCAGAAAGAAACTTTCAAAACCGGAAGGGAACAGAACATCCAGGTAGGCGTATCTGGTGGAACGGATAAAGGACACTATTATGTATCCGGTGGCTACCAGAAACAGAAAGGTGTGGTGGCGCCGGCTGATTACGATCGTTATTCTGTACGGGCTAATATCGACAACCGGGTGAAAGACTGGCTCACACTGGCTTCGAACCTTTCGTTCAACCGCTCGGTTTATGTGGATGTGCCTGATAACAATGGTGTGGCTAAAGGCGGAACCATTCTCGCAGCACTGACTTCCCCACCTACCATCGGCATCTACAATCCAGATGGCAGCTATACCGCCAACCCTAACCAGAAGAGCTGGCAGAACCCAATTGCCTATGCTTTTGCACCTAAACAAAAAGCTATCAACAACCGCTTCCTGGGTAACGTTAGCGCAGATTTTACCATTATCCCCGAACTGCATTTCCGTTCTAACCTGGGCGTGGAATCTGAAGGATACCGCTACGATTATTTCCTGGATCCTTTTTCTACTGATTTCGGAAGAAATGAAAAGAAAGGGTATGGTAAGTCGCAGTCGGTAGAGCGTTTCGTGTGGTTATGGGAAAATACCCTCAATTATACCAAACTGTTCGGCAAACATAACCTGAATGCCATGATCGGGCATACCATGCAGGAATCTAACTACAACCTCACGGATGATGCCGCCAAAGGATACAGCAGCGATAAGATCCCCACACTGGGTGGATCTACCATCCGGGAAACACAGAGTACTACGAAGTCGCAGTGGGCAAAACGTTCTTACCTCGGACGTGTAAACTATGGTTACGACGACAGGTACCTGCTCACGGCCACACTCCGCTACGATGGATCTTCCCGTTTCACACCGGAAGGCCGTTATGGCTGGTTCCCTTCAGTGGCCGGTGCATGGCGCATTTCCAATGAACATTTCTTCAACAAAGGATTTGTATCAGATCTGAAATTGCGTGCCGGCTGGGGTAAAACAGGTAATGATGCCATCGGTGATTACGACTGGCGCCTGCTTTTTGCGCCTACCACCACCGGAGGTTTAACACAGAGCAATCTTCCCAAAGACGGGCTGACCTGGGAAAAAACGGCGCAGAGCAACGTGGGTATCGACGCCAGTATGCTCAACAACCGGCTCACCGTTAACCTGGATGCCTATATCAAGAAAACAACTGACCTGCTGGTGTTTGTACAAACACCTCCCAGCAGCGGGTATGGCTCGCAGCGTTACAACGTTGGCAGCATCGAGAATAAAGGCGTGGAACTGAGCATTGGCGCACTGGCCATCGATAAGGCTGTAAGGTGGAATATCAATGGTAATATTTCCTTTAACCGGAACAAAGTGCTTAGTCTCGGCAGCACCACACCTTCACTGTCGTACGGCGGTGTTTACGAAAGAGGAAACGCTATCCGCGTAGAACCAGGTCATCCGCTGGGCGCCTTCTATGGCTATATCGCAGAAGGAGTAGACCCCGCTACCGGCGATATGAAGTACAAAGATCTGGACGGCAGCAAGAGCATATCCGACGGCGACCGCACCTGGATCGGCAACGCGCAGCCCGATTTCGTATATGCGTTAACGAATACCGTTAGCTATAAGAATTTCGAGCTGAACGTATTCTTCCAGGGTGTACATGGCAACGACATCTTCAACGCTTCCCGCATAGAGCTGGAAGGCCTGTACGATTCAAAGAATCAAAGCACTGCAGTATTGAGAAGATGGAAACAGGCAGGCGATATCACAGATATTCCCAGAGCGCAGAAAGACAATACCAACAACAGCCTTGTATCGTCACGGTTCGTGGAAAACGGCGCCTACCTGCGCCTTAAATCAGCCACGCTGAGCTACAAGTTTGCCAACGGATTATTGAAACATGCCGGTATCGGTCGCCTGAATGTGTATGTAACAGCGCAGAACCTCTTCACCATTACAAAGTATAAGGGAATAGATCCGGAAGTGAGCCGGGATGCCTCAAACGGGCCTTCTATGGGAGTTGACTACGGTACTTACCCACAGGCGCGCGCCTTTATTTTTGGTTTGAATGCTGAGTTTTGA
- a CDS encoding glycoside hydrolase family 30 beta sandwich domain-containing protein gives MKKYMLSTLLAGGIALFLLSCTGRQGNNSPAHLSDTSGGGISYWISTADQQQLLKEQNHSLRFSDTTANGYTIIEVDTTQTFQEIDGFGYTLTGGSAQVINAMEANAKKQLLQELFGNNANSIGVSYLRISLGASDLNTAVFSYDDMPPGQTDLALDSFSLKPDMDGGTGLIPLLKEILAMNPALKILASPWSPPAWMKDNGATKGGKLLPKYYDAYAQYFVKYIQEMKAAGVTVDAITVQNEPLNPDNNPSLKMIATEQRDFIKNNLGPAFEKNGLATKIIVYDHNCDHPDYPLTILADPAAAKYVNGSAFHLYSGDISALSTVHAAAPDKALYFTEQWTGSKSSFADDFKWHMKNVIIGSMRNYSRIALQWNLANDPAYGPHTPGGCTECKGALTIAGNTITRNPAYYIVAQASKFVPAGSVRIGSNNGGVFSSVAFKRPDGKKVLIVLNDSSNAGSFNLRYQGKQLPLTVPGGGAMTIVF, from the coding sequence ATGAAAAAATACATGCTCAGCACCCTGCTTGCCGGTGGTATTGCATTATTCCTGCTCTCCTGTACCGGCAGACAGGGGAATAACAGCCCGGCGCACCTGTCTGATACCTCGGGTGGAGGTATCAGCTACTGGATCAGTACGGCCGATCAGCAACAACTACTGAAAGAACAAAACCATTCGCTCCGTTTTTCGGATACTACCGCCAACGGGTATACGATAATAGAGGTAGATACCACGCAGACTTTCCAGGAGATAGACGGTTTCGGCTATACGCTGACAGGCGGAAGCGCACAGGTGATTAATGCAATGGAGGCAAACGCCAAAAAGCAGTTGCTGCAGGAGCTGTTTGGTAATAACGCTAACAGCATAGGCGTAAGCTACCTGCGTATCAGCCTGGGAGCATCCGATCTGAATACAGCTGTTTTTTCCTATGATGATATGCCCCCCGGGCAAACAGACCTGGCACTGGATTCATTTTCCCTGAAGCCTGATATGGACGGTGGTACAGGGCTGATCCCGCTGTTAAAAGAAATACTCGCCATGAACCCGGCGCTGAAGATACTGGCATCTCCCTGGAGCCCACCCGCCTGGATGAAAGACAATGGCGCTACCAAAGGAGGAAAGCTGTTGCCGAAATACTACGATGCATACGCACAATATTTTGTAAAGTATATACAGGAAATGAAAGCTGCCGGTGTAACGGTAGACGCTATTACCGTACAAAATGAACCGCTGAATCCCGATAATAATCCCAGCCTGAAAATGATAGCCACCGAGCAACGGGATTTTATAAAGAATAATCTCGGACCGGCATTTGAAAAAAACGGATTGGCAACAAAGATCATCGTATATGATCATAACTGTGATCATCCCGATTATCCGCTTACCATCCTGGCTGATCCGGCTGCGGCTAAATACGTGAATGGCAGTGCTTTTCACCTGTACTCCGGCGATATCAGCGCTTTAAGTACCGTACATGCTGCCGCACCTGACAAGGCGCTTTATTTCACGGAGCAATGGACCGGCTCAAAGAGCTCATTTGCAGATGATTTTAAATGGCATATGAAGAATGTGATCATTGGATCTATGCGGAATTATAGTCGGATTGCGCTGCAGTGGAACCTGGCCAATGATCCTGCTTACGGACCACATACTCCGGGTGGCTGCACAGAATGTAAAGGCGCATTAACCATTGCAGGGAACACTATTACCAGGAATCCGGCCTATTACATCGTGGCACAGGCGTCTAAATTCGTGCCGGCGGGTTCGGTAAGGATCGGTAGTAATAATGGCGGAGTATTCAGCAGCGTGGCTTTTAAAAGGCCCGATGGAAAAAAAGTATTGATTGTATTAAACGATAGCAGCAACGCCGGTTCCTTTAACCTCCGTTACCAGGGCAAACAGCTGCCGCTGACTGTTCCGGGCGGTGGAGCAATGACGATCGTTTTCTAG
- a CDS encoding TIM-barrel domain-containing protein, with the protein MRSVICFIYILLAGYFVQAQQLALHWEPVAPGVWKAVVGNPEKIDLLGTAGIQPRKEALQQLGERDFPFSPADCFAASAAGKVHLRFPLQEDEQIYGLGLQFKTVNRRGQVLHLHMDHYGGTDNGRTHAPVPFYISSKGYGVLINSARYIDVYTGTAVRKDSQHPPKVYDRNTDPGWSAQPYSDAVEMLVPAAGTEVYVFAGKTPMEVVQRYNLFNGGGVLPPKWGLGFTQRTPTLYTAEQVKAEAVAFREHGFPLDFIGLEPGWQSKAYPCTFEWDKSRFPDPAGFVKEMREKGIHLNLWLNPYLSPASALYDSVKLLSGSHTVWNGLVPDFTLPQARQLFKNLFRTQHLDIGVSGYKIDEVDGVDNWLWPDVATFPSGADAEQMRQVYGLLMQRMTTEWFREKGQRTYGLVRASNAGASSFPYVIYNDYYNHRDFITALCNSSFIGVLWTPEVRASKTAEEWLRRMQSACFSPMAMLNAWADGTKPWSFPEVEKQVKDVALLRMQLFPYIYTTFSQYYLEGKPPVRAMNLEEGFTFQYTTEEGKLDATENPYRTALRKDIKDQFMLGDYLLVAPMFAGETKRKVVLPRGKWYDFYTGQYVGNGEVIEITPGLDHIPLYVKDGGIIPMVPPVLHTPVQSETLPLELRHYGDAESNSQVYDDDGETYAYQQGKYMTYQFAAKKDAKGKWIGKVTTDNKYGLKVQYKNMAWKFMGR; encoded by the coding sequence ATGAGATCAGTGATATGTTTCATCTATATCCTCCTGGCAGGATATTTCGTACAGGCGCAACAGTTAGCGTTACATTGGGAACCGGTGGCACCCGGAGTATGGAAAGCCGTTGTAGGGAATCCGGAGAAGATAGACCTGCTGGGAACTGCCGGCATCCAGCCACGGAAAGAAGCATTGCAACAATTAGGAGAACGGGACTTCCCGTTCTCCCCGGCTGATTGTTTTGCGGCGTCCGCAGCAGGAAAGGTTCATCTCCGGTTTCCTTTACAGGAGGATGAGCAGATATACGGGTTAGGTCTTCAATTTAAAACCGTCAACCGGAGAGGACAGGTACTGCATCTGCATATGGATCACTATGGTGGAACAGACAACGGCCGGACGCATGCGCCGGTTCCCTTCTATATTTCCAGCAAAGGATATGGTGTACTGATTAACAGCGCACGTTACATCGATGTGTATACGGGAACGGCTGTACGTAAAGACAGTCAGCATCCTCCGAAGGTATATGACCGCAATACAGATCCGGGATGGAGCGCACAACCTTATTCAGACGCCGTGGAAATGCTGGTGCCTGCAGCAGGCACGGAAGTGTATGTTTTTGCCGGCAAAACCCCGATGGAAGTAGTACAGCGCTATAATCTGTTCAATGGTGGCGGCGTGTTACCTCCGAAATGGGGATTAGGCTTTACGCAACGCACACCTACGTTATATACGGCCGAACAGGTAAAAGCAGAAGCAGTTGCATTCAGAGAACATGGTTTCCCGCTCGACTTCATTGGCCTGGAACCTGGCTGGCAGAGCAAAGCGTATCCCTGCACCTTCGAATGGGATAAATCCAGATTTCCCGATCCGGCTGGTTTCGTGAAAGAGATGCGGGAGAAAGGTATTCACCTCAACCTCTGGCTGAACCCTTACCTCTCGCCTGCTTCAGCACTTTATGACAGTGTAAAGCTCCTGTCGGGTTCACATACCGTATGGAACGGCCTGGTGCCCGACTTCACGCTGCCACAGGCAAGACAGCTGTTTAAAAATCTTTTCCGTACGCAGCATCTCGATATTGGTGTCTCCGGCTACAAAATTGATGAAGTGGATGGCGTTGATAACTGGCTATGGCCGGATGTTGCTACCTTTCCATCAGGCGCGGATGCTGAGCAGATGCGTCAGGTATATGGACTGCTGATGCAACGGATGACCACGGAATGGTTCCGGGAGAAAGGCCAGCGAACTTATGGTCTGGTGCGCGCTTCCAATGCCGGTGCATCCTCGTTCCCGTATGTCATATACAATGACTACTATAATCACCGGGATTTTATCACAGCTTTGTGTAACAGTAGCTTTATTGGCGTGTTGTGGACGCCGGAGGTAAGAGCTTCCAAAACTGCAGAAGAATGGCTGCGGCGTATGCAGTCGGCCTGTTTTTCTCCCATGGCAATGCTCAATGCCTGGGCCGATGGCACCAAACCCTGGAGCTTTCCGGAAGTTGAAAAACAGGTAAAGGATGTTGCGCTGCTGAGAATGCAACTGTTCCCTTATATCTATACCACTTTTTCGCAGTACTACCTGGAAGGTAAGCCTCCTGTGAGAGCTATGAACCTGGAAGAGGGTTTTACTTTTCAGTATACCACGGAAGAAGGCAAGCTGGATGCCACTGAAAACCCGTACCGGACAGCGCTTCGTAAAGACATCAAAGACCAGTTCATGCTGGGCGATTATCTGTTGGTGGCGCCTATGTTTGCCGGGGAAACGAAAAGAAAAGTAGTGTTGCCCCGCGGCAAATGGTACGATTTTTACACCGGCCAGTATGTGGGTAATGGCGAAGTGATAGAAATCACGCCAGGCCTGGATCACATCCCTTTATATGTAAAGGATGGTGGTATTATACCTATGGTGCCGCCTGTGTTGCATACACCCGTACAGAGCGAAACCCTGCCACTGGAACTTCGCCATTACGGGGACGCAGAAAGCAACTCGCAGGTGTATGACGATGATGGGGAAACCTATGCATATCAGCAGGGAAAGTATATGACTTACCAGTTTGCTGCGAAGAAAGATGCGAAGGGCAAATGGATTGGAAAGGTGACCACCGACAATAAGTATGGGTTGAAAGTACAGTATAAGAATATGGCGTGGAAATTTATGGGGAGATAA
- a CDS encoding RagB/SusD family nutrient uptake outer membrane protein, whose amino-acid sequence MKYRYTAIYTLILLIGFTGCSKILEKKDLSAVNQSDVWNDTRLATAFVNKLYADNLPGWDNDIAANSDEAPGGDAIMYGQLTINSIDSWPYDAIRNINILLKEIDGGTLSTEIKDPLKGQALFLRAWRYFQLVRLYGGVPLVLEPQQRTDNLLVSRNKTSECISQIVADLDKATGLLPHNWTGNDAGRITKGAAMALKGRVLLYYASPQFNPSNDQARWQTAYDANKAARETLEADGFGLYDNFATMWFNEMNKEVVFVSRYAYPDRVNNWNAATRPLSEAQNATGANHPTLEMVQAFPMKNGLPITDPAAGYDATYYWLNRDPRFNATIAYNGCLWELSGKSGRRQWNYVGAESQGLTQTGFYCKKAVDVSYTPFYTENSSTDWIEIRFAEVLMNLAECANETGKTNEAYDILKAIRNRAGIIAGSSNMYGLKAAMSTAEMRDAIMLERKIEFAYEGKRYWDLRRRKLFEGTLNGTVRHGLVISLKIPQEDFNKIRDTVNLDQRYSIYFKDSLVAVDKVFPINFKSNYYFYAIPTTHLELNSHLQQTLGWEGGAFDPLQ is encoded by the coding sequence ATGAAATACAGATACACAGCTATATACACACTAATCCTCCTCATTGGTTTTACCGGATGCAGCAAGATACTGGAGAAAAAAGATCTGAGCGCTGTTAACCAGTCCGACGTATGGAATGATACCCGGCTGGCCACCGCTTTTGTAAATAAATTGTATGCAGATAACCTTCCCGGATGGGATAATGATATTGCCGCCAATTCAGACGAAGCGCCCGGAGGCGATGCTATCATGTATGGTCAGTTAACGATCAATTCCATTGATTCATGGCCTTATGACGCCATCAGAAATATTAACATCCTGTTGAAGGAGATAGATGGCGGCACCTTAAGTACGGAAATAAAGGACCCGCTAAAAGGACAGGCCTTGTTTTTAAGGGCCTGGCGTTACTTTCAACTGGTAAGACTTTACGGAGGTGTACCCCTGGTGCTGGAGCCGCAGCAGCGTACCGATAACCTGCTGGTATCGAGAAATAAAACCTCCGAATGCATCAGCCAGATCGTAGCCGACCTGGATAAAGCCACTGGTCTGTTGCCGCATAACTGGACCGGTAACGACGCCGGCAGAATCACGAAAGGAGCTGCTATGGCTTTAAAAGGAAGGGTATTGTTGTATTATGCCAGCCCGCAGTTCAACCCTTCCAATGACCAGGCAAGATGGCAAACGGCATATGACGCCAACAAAGCGGCCAGGGAAACGCTGGAAGCGGATGGGTTTGGGCTGTATGATAATTTCGCCACCATGTGGTTCAATGAAATGAATAAGGAAGTAGTGTTTGTAAGCCGTTATGCGTACCCCGACCGGGTGAATAACTGGAATGCGGCTACCCGCCCGCTGAGCGAAGCCCAGAACGCCACCGGCGCCAATCATCCTACATTGGAAATGGTACAGGCCTTTCCTATGAAAAACGGGTTGCCCATTACCGACCCGGCAGCCGGTTACGATGCCACTTATTACTGGCTGAACAGAGACCCTCGCTTTAATGCTACTATTGCCTACAATGGCTGCCTCTGGGAGCTGAGCGGAAAATCCGGACGCAGGCAATGGAACTATGTAGGCGCAGAATCACAGGGCCTTACGCAAACAGGTTTCTATTGCAAAAAAGCAGTGGACGTGAGTTATACGCCTTTCTATACAGAAAACAGCAGCACCGACTGGATTGAGATACGCTTTGCTGAAGTATTGATGAACCTCGCTGAATGCGCCAATGAAACCGGCAAAACGAATGAGGCATATGATATCCTGAAAGCAATCAGGAACAGGGCCGGTATAATAGCCGGCAGCAGTAATATGTATGGCCTGAAAGCAGCCATGAGCACCGCTGAAATGCGGGACGCCATTATGCTGGAAAGGAAGATAGAATTTGCCTACGAAGGAAAACGCTACTGGGATCTGAGAAGGAGAAAACTGTTCGAAGGAACGCTGAACGGGACTGTGCGGCACGGGCTGGTGATCTCCCTCAAAATACCACAGGAGGACTTTAATAAAATACGGGATACCGTGAACCTCGACCAGCGTTACAGCATTTACTTCAAAGACTCGCTGGTAGCGGTAGACAAAGTGTTTCCTATTAACTTTAAAAGCAATTATTACTTTTACGCTATCCCCACTACTCACCTGGAGCTAAACAGCCACTTGCAACAGACCCTGGGATGGGAAGGGGGCGCTTTTGACCCATTGCAATAA
- a CDS encoding FecR domain-containing protein gives MSQYEFDDLLEKYLLGRCTPQEEKLVLAWYRSFIEESEISISDEEKQQIESRIWANVAATAAQEEAPVVKMRPVRIYRLALAGCLAVVAALGAYWLVRRGAAPRKEMFTEEQVPAEYVYEYNESDKNQHVALADGSIVTLEPGSQVYYPPVFRKNTRDVFLSGNAFFEVAPDASRHFIVHTSEGVLAEVLGTSFQVSHDKEHHKVEVAVVTGKVSVYEHRKKDTAAFIPSAGGIIITPNQKVTYKTENNQFTTSLVDDPKPVEVARTVSFAYEEAPLEDVLHALEETYAITIETDNEQLRKRHFTGDITKQNLYGKLDIICQSIQASYEVKGTTIYIKNSY, from the coding sequence ATGAGCCAATATGAATTCGACGACCTGCTGGAGAAATACCTTTTGGGTCGATGTACACCACAGGAAGAAAAGCTGGTATTGGCCTGGTACAGGTCTTTCATAGAGGAGAGTGAGATCAGCATTTCCGATGAGGAGAAGCAGCAGATAGAAAGCCGGATCTGGGCAAATGTGGCAGCTACGGCGGCACAGGAAGAGGCGCCCGTGGTGAAAATGCGGCCAGTACGTATTTATCGCCTCGCGCTGGCAGGATGCCTGGCCGTGGTGGCGGCTTTGGGGGCCTACTGGCTGGTACGCCGCGGAGCAGCACCCCGGAAGGAGATGTTTACCGAAGAGCAGGTACCGGCAGAATATGTATACGAATACAATGAAAGCGATAAAAACCAGCATGTGGCGTTGGCCGATGGCTCTATTGTGACGCTGGAACCAGGAAGCCAGGTGTATTATCCGCCCGTTTTCAGGAAAAATACCCGGGATGTATTCCTGTCTGGCAATGCGTTTTTCGAGGTGGCGCCGGATGCCAGCCGGCACTTTATCGTCCACACCAGCGAGGGCGTGCTGGCAGAAGTGCTGGGTACCAGCTTTCAGGTGAGTCATGATAAAGAGCATCATAAGGTAGAAGTAGCGGTGGTTACAGGAAAGGTGTCGGTGTATGAGCACAGGAAGAAAGACACCGCCGCCTTTATCCCATCTGCCGGAGGCATTATTATTACACCTAATCAAAAGGTGACCTATAAAACAGAGAATAATCAGTTTACTACTTCACTGGTCGATGATCCAAAGCCGGTGGAAGTCGCCAGAACAGTTTCATTTGCTTACGAAGAAGCACCACTGGAAGATGTACTGCACGCATTGGAAGAAACATATGCCATTACCATTGAAACGGATAATGAACAACTCAGAAAACGTCATTTTACAGGAGATATAACCAAACAAAATCTATACGGGAAGCTGGATATTATTTGTCAGTCTATTCAGGCCTCCTACGAAGTGAAGGGAACAACAATATATATAAAGAACAGCTACTAG
- a CDS encoding RagB/SusD family nutrient uptake outer membrane protein: MKQLTKYIASGVLSMATMASCTKDFLDKKPISSSETATAETLLTGAYDNLYDEYYTSDFLVNGDVSSDNCYAGGDNPANFGIDKFAVNSVNGNIKRDWNYLYTDIKNCNLVLALVPTLQDQGLTDTRRQQILGEASFLRAWHYFNLIRSWKEVPIITGIPADLSAMYVPKKPADSVYALIIKDLEFALSRVRETPPSNNKGIVTKGCVNALLAKAYAQQPKPDWNKVVSYCDAVTAGGYDLVADFTSLFAVSNKNNVESIWETQFDGILHQNWVTGMNTPFMWGDWKKFNIPAHALIAVWDAEGDAVRKAGSVRLVNTSWKDDYWQQPVPVICKYNDPDGKSNTYRLRYADILLLKAEALTELNKLDNASGAQFYINKVRHRAKLGDTPASTQAELRLAVEKERQMELAFEGQRWYDLMRTNRAIQVMNAVKDGNGNSLNYNVTADKLYFPISQDEIDSNPNINK; encoded by the coding sequence ATGAAACAACTGACTAAATATATAGCGTCCGGCGTTCTTAGTATGGCAACAATGGCTTCCTGTACAAAAGACTTCCTGGATAAGAAACCTATCTCCAGTTCAGAAACAGCAACGGCAGAAACCTTGTTGACAGGGGCTTACGATAACCTGTATGATGAATACTACACATCCGATTTTTTGGTAAATGGAGATGTGAGTTCGGATAACTGTTATGCAGGCGGTGATAACCCGGCCAATTTCGGGATAGATAAATTTGCTGTCAACTCCGTGAACGGTAACATCAAAAGAGACTGGAACTATCTTTATACAGATATCAAGAATTGTAACCTCGTACTGGCGCTGGTACCAACGTTGCAGGACCAGGGGCTGACAGATACACGCCGCCAGCAGATCCTGGGAGAGGCATCTTTCCTGCGTGCCTGGCATTATTTTAATCTGATCAGGTCCTGGAAAGAAGTACCCATTATTACCGGCATTCCCGCGGATTTGTCCGCCATGTACGTACCCAAAAAACCGGCTGATTCCGTGTACGCACTGATCATTAAAGACCTGGAGTTCGCATTGAGCCGTGTACGTGAAACGCCTCCCTCCAATAACAAAGGCATTGTTACCAAAGGCTGCGTAAATGCACTGCTGGCAAAGGCATATGCCCAGCAGCCAAAGCCGGATTGGAATAAAGTAGTCAGCTATTGTGATGCCGTAACAGCCGGTGGTTACGACCTGGTAGCAGATTTTACCAGCCTGTTTGCTGTCTCCAATAAAAACAATGTGGAATCCATCTGGGAAACACAGTTCGATGGTATTCTGCATCAGAACTGGGTAACGGGTATGAATACACCGTTTATGTGGGGAGATTGGAAAAAATTCAATATACCCGCTCATGCGCTCATTGCGGTATGGGATGCAGAAGGCGATGCGGTACGTAAAGCAGGTAGCGTTAGACTTGTAAATACCAGCTGGAAAGATGACTACTGGCAGCAGCCTGTTCCGGTGATCTGCAAATACAATGATCCGGATGGGAAAAGCAATACCTATCGCCTGCGTTATGCAGACATATTACTGCTGAAAGCAGAAGCACTGACAGAGCTGAATAAACTGGATAATGCTTCCGGTGCACAATTCTATATCAATAAGGTCCGCCACCGTGCCAAACTGGGCGATACGCCAGCCAGCACACAGGCTGAGCTGCGACTGGCCGTGGAGAAGGAACGGCAGATGGAACTGGCATTCGAAGGCCAGCGCTGGTACGACCTGATGCGCACCAACAGGGCCATCCAGGTGATGAATGCCGTGAAAGACGGAAACGGCAATTCACTGAATTACAACGTTACTGCGGATAAACTTTATTTCCCTATCTCGCAGGATGAAATAGATAGTAATCCTAACATTAATAAATAA